A window of the Streptomyces griseochromogenes genome harbors these coding sequences:
- a CDS encoding BMP family lipoprotein yields MRRVSRITIAGVATAALAVTVSACGSSSTSSSSEGKSKGIGLAYDVGGKGDQSFNDAAYAGFQKAQKDFGVSGRDVEPQDNESDADKIQRLETLAKAGYNPVIGVGFAYAGAVKEAAQKFPKVTFGIIDDNQTQAKNVADMVFHEEQSSYLAGVAAAKATKKNHIGFIGGVDVPLIHKFEAGYEQGAKSVNPKIKVESQYLTQTAQEGGFSSPDKGENAANGQIDAGADVIYAAAGLSGQGVIKSAAEHKVWAIGVDSDQYKQAALAKYKSYILTSALKNVEGAVYDLSKSVIKDKKPLTGEIRGSLENGGVGLADSNPTFKNNAAMQAAIKKAEAGIKDGSIKVKTS; encoded by the coding sequence ATGCGCCGGGTGTCCCGCATCACGATTGCAGGCGTTGCGACCGCAGCGCTCGCCGTAACTGTCTCTGCCTGTGGCAGCTCGTCCACCTCTTCCTCCTCCGAGGGCAAGTCCAAGGGCATCGGCCTGGCGTACGACGTCGGCGGCAAGGGCGACCAGTCCTTCAACGACGCCGCCTACGCGGGCTTCCAGAAGGCCCAGAAGGACTTCGGCGTCAGCGGCCGGGACGTCGAGCCGCAGGACAACGAGTCGGACGCGGACAAGATCCAGCGCCTGGAGACCCTGGCGAAGGCGGGCTACAACCCGGTCATCGGCGTCGGCTTCGCCTACGCGGGTGCCGTGAAGGAGGCCGCGCAGAAGTTCCCGAAGGTCACCTTCGGCATCATCGACGACAACCAGACCCAGGCGAAGAACGTCGCCGACATGGTCTTCCACGAGGAGCAGTCCTCGTACCTCGCCGGTGTCGCGGCCGCCAAGGCGACCAAGAAGAACCACATCGGCTTCATCGGCGGCGTGGACGTCCCGCTGATCCACAAGTTCGAGGCGGGTTACGAGCAGGGCGCCAAGTCCGTCAACCCGAAGATCAAGGTCGAGTCGCAGTACCTGACCCAGACGGCCCAGGAGGGTGGCTTCTCCAGCCCGGACAAGGGTGAGAACGCCGCCAACGGCCAGATCGACGCGGGCGCCGACGTGATCTACGCCGCCGCCGGCCTCTCCGGCCAGGGCGTGATCAAGTCCGCCGCCGAGCACAAGGTGTGGGCCATCGGCGTCGACTCCGACCAGTACAAGCAGGCTGCGCTCGCCAAGTACAAGAGCTACATCCTGACCTCGGCCCTGAAGAACGTCGAGGGCGCGGTCTACGACCTGTCCAAGTCGGTCATCAAGGACAAGAAGCCGCTGACCGGCGAGATCCGCGGCTCCCTGGAGAACGGCGGCGTGGGCCTGGCCGACTCCAACCCGACCTTCAAGAACAACGCCGCCATGCAGGCCGCGATCAAGAAGGCCGAGGCCGGTATCAAGGACGGCAGCATCAAGGTGAAGACCTCCTGA
- a CDS encoding ABC transporter ATP-binding protein: MDASSSPPLTAPSTVAVELAGITKRFPGVVANHDIHLTVRKGTVHALVGENGAGKSTLMKILYGMQKPDEGTISVDGEQVSFSSPGEAIARGIGMVHQHFMLADNLTVLENVVLGSEKLHGIGGGARKKIKEISDRYGLGIRPDVLVEDLGVADRQRVEILKVLFRGARTLILDEPTAVLVPQEVDALFDNLRELKSEGLSVIFISHKLGEVLSVADDITVIRRGTTVGTAIPSETTPRQLAELMVGSELPTPETAESTVTDRAVLEVRNLTVYARGGASLGELGAQPETATAGSSGAAPGADVLTEATSPSAAKRVLDDVSFTIHAGEVMGIAGVEGNGQTELIDALIGTKHADSGQVVFLGEDITPWATRKRRESGFGYIPEDRHRQGLLLEAPLWENRILGHVTEKPNAKGFWLNPKGAQADTRRIVEEYDVRTPGIDVTAASLSGGNQQKLIVGREMSHDPKFLIAAHPTRGVDVGAQAQIWDRIREARREGLAVLLISADLDELIGLSDTLRVIYDGRLVADADPATITPEELGTAMTGAATGHLEHEETAPEGDDTAGPEDEAR, from the coding sequence ATCGACGCGTCCAGCAGCCCTCCGCTCACCGCTCCGTCGACAGTCGCGGTCGAGCTCGCGGGCATCACCAAGCGATTCCCCGGTGTCGTGGCCAACCACGACATCCACCTCACGGTCCGCAAGGGCACCGTCCATGCCCTCGTCGGCGAGAACGGGGCCGGCAAGTCCACCCTGATGAAGATCCTCTACGGCATGCAGAAGCCGGACGAGGGCACCATCTCGGTCGACGGCGAGCAGGTGAGCTTCTCCAGCCCCGGCGAAGCCATCGCCCGCGGCATCGGCATGGTCCACCAGCACTTCATGCTGGCCGACAACCTGACCGTGCTGGAGAACGTGGTGCTCGGCAGCGAGAAGCTGCACGGCATCGGCGGCGGCGCCCGCAAGAAGATCAAGGAGATCTCCGACCGCTACGGCCTGGGCATCCGCCCGGACGTGCTGGTCGAGGACCTCGGTGTGGCCGACCGTCAGCGTGTGGAGATCCTCAAGGTCCTCTTCCGCGGCGCCCGCACCCTGATCCTCGACGAGCCGACCGCCGTGCTGGTCCCGCAGGAGGTCGACGCGCTCTTCGACAACCTGCGCGAGCTGAAGTCCGAGGGCCTGTCCGTCATCTTCATCTCCCACAAGCTGGGCGAGGTGCTCTCCGTCGCCGACGACATCACCGTCATCCGGCGCGGTACGACGGTCGGGACCGCGATCCCGTCCGAGACCACCCCGCGCCAGCTGGCCGAGCTGATGGTCGGCAGCGAGCTGCCCACCCCGGAGACCGCCGAGTCCACCGTCACCGACCGGGCGGTCCTGGAGGTTCGGAACCTCACCGTCTACGCCCGCGGCGGCGCGTCCCTCGGGGAGCTCGGCGCGCAGCCCGAGACCGCGACGGCCGGCTCGTCCGGCGCCGCGCCCGGCGCCGACGTCCTCACCGAGGCCACCAGCCCCAGCGCGGCCAAGCGTGTCCTCGACGACGTCTCCTTCACCATCCACGCCGGCGAGGTCATGGGCATCGCCGGTGTCGAGGGCAACGGCCAGACCGAGCTGATCGACGCGCTGATCGGCACCAAGCACGCCGACTCCGGCCAGGTCGTCTTCCTCGGCGAGGACATCACCCCCTGGGCCACCCGCAAGCGCCGCGAGTCCGGCTTCGGCTACATCCCCGAGGACCGCCACCGCCAGGGCCTGCTGCTGGAGGCCCCCCTCTGGGAGAACCGCATCCTCGGCCACGTCACCGAGAAGCCCAACGCCAAGGGCTTCTGGCTGAACCCCAAGGGCGCCCAGGCCGACACCCGCCGGATCGTCGAGGAGTACGACGTCCGTACCCCCGGCATCGACGTCACCGCGGCCTCCCTGTCCGGCGGCAACCAGCAGAAGCTGATCGTCGGCCGCGAGATGAGCCACGACCCGAAGTTCCTGATCGCCGCCCACCCCACCCGCGGTGTGGACGTCGGCGCCCAGGCGCAGATCTGGGACCGCATCCGCGAGGCCCGCCGCGAGGGCCTGGCCGTGCTGCTGATCTCCGCCGACCTGGACGAGCTGATCGGCCTGTCGGACACCCTGCGCGTCATCTACGACGGCAGGCTGGTCGCCGACGCCGACCCGGCCACCATCACGCCGGAAGAGCTGGGCACGGCCATGACGGGTGCCGCGACCGGTCACCTGGAGCACGAAGAGACCGCCCCCGAGGGCGACGACACCGCCGGTCCGGAGGACGAGGCCCGATGA
- a CDS encoding ABC transporter permease — MKKFDKERVLVAVAGPVIALVLAIVLTSVVLLASGKNPIEPYNLMLQQLPYSDIQVLIINQASLYYIAAIAVALGFRMNLFNIGVDGQYRLAAVMTAVVGAHIALPSFLQIPVLLLTAMATGAFWAGIAGVLKVTRGVSEVVATIMLNSIATAVIGYVTLTDVWGVQVGDNVTTGVMKKSGWFPGINLGSDVGEIYGLVFLAVLLGIGYWIVLNRTRFGFDLRATGASETAAAASGVDAKRMVLTAMLISGAISGLAGLPLLLGDSHTYSLSFPVGLGFTAIGIALLGRNNPGGIALAALLWAFLDKASPALDYATPVAYDKEIATIMQGLIVFAVVISYAAVQQWALRRQQRRVGAELAAAAAQNTNKEVAA; from the coding sequence ATGAAGAAGTTCGACAAGGAGCGGGTGCTCGTCGCGGTGGCCGGACCGGTCATCGCGCTCGTCCTGGCGATCGTGCTGACCTCCGTGGTCCTGCTCGCCTCGGGCAAGAACCCGATCGAGCCGTACAACCTGATGCTCCAGCAGCTGCCGTACTCGGACATCCAGGTGCTGATCATCAACCAGGCGTCGCTGTACTACATCGCCGCCATCGCGGTCGCCCTCGGCTTCCGCATGAACCTGTTCAACATCGGTGTCGACGGCCAGTACCGCCTCGCCGCGGTGATGACCGCCGTCGTCGGCGCGCACATCGCCCTGCCCAGCTTCCTGCAGATCCCGGTGCTGCTGCTCACCGCCATGGCCACCGGCGCCTTCTGGGCCGGTATCGCCGGTGTCCTCAAGGTCACCCGGGGCGTCAGCGAGGTCGTCGCGACGATCATGCTGAACTCCATCGCCACCGCCGTCATCGGCTACGTCACCCTCACCGACGTGTGGGGCGTGCAGGTCGGCGACAACGTGACGACCGGTGTCATGAAGAAGTCCGGCTGGTTCCCGGGCATCAACCTGGGCTCGGACGTCGGCGAGATCTACGGCCTGGTCTTCCTCGCCGTCCTCCTCGGCATCGGCTACTGGATCGTCCTCAACCGCACCCGCTTCGGCTTCGACCTGCGCGCCACCGGCGCCTCGGAGACCGCCGCCGCGGCCTCCGGCGTGGACGCCAAGCGCATGGTGCTGACCGCGATGCTGATCTCCGGCGCCATCTCGGGCCTCGCCGGTCTGCCGCTGTTGCTCGGCGACAGCCACACCTACAGCCTGAGCTTCCCGGTCGGCCTCGGCTTCACCGCCATCGGCATCGCCCTGCTCGGCCGCAACAACCCGGGCGGCATCGCGCTGGCCGCCCTGCTGTGGGCCTTCCTCGACAAGGCCTCGCCCGCCCTCGACTACGCGACCCCCGTGGCGTACGACAAGGAAATCGCGACGATCATGCAGGGCCTGATCGTCTTCGCGGTCGTCATCTCGTACGCGGCCGTCCAGCAGTGGGCTCTGCGCCGCCAGCAGCGCCGGGTCGGCGCCGAGCTGGCCGCGGCCGCCGCCCAGAACACCAACAAGGAGGTGGCTGCCTGA
- a CDS encoding ABC transporter permease yields MSTATIAKPQAKQPGKGGRRMSLPVLLLVIAGVLVLTSIVRIITGADGITSVGQMSTALQLAVPIGLAGLGGLWAERAGVVNIGLEGMMILGTWFGAWAGYQWGPWTGVVFGIIGGALGAVLHAIATVTFNVNHIVSGVALNILALGTTRYLSKFTFANAPQGSTKQSPPIDSLGEFSIPGLSDWLNTLNEKHWFLVSDIAGLLGGLVTDLSPLTVIAVAMIPATWWVLWRTSFGLRLRSCGENPVAAESLGVNVYKYKYIAVIISGGFAGLGGAFLSIVASNVYLDGQTAGRGYIGLAAMIFGNWMPGGLALGAGLFGYTDSLNLRGGTVNVHALILLLAILLVFGAAYQAWKKKYVPAVITVVIAALMFVWYASTNEVPRQLVTATPYIVTLLVLSLSAQKLRMPKADGLPYRKGQGK; encoded by the coding sequence ATGTCCACCGCGACCATCGCCAAGCCGCAGGCGAAGCAGCCCGGCAAGGGCGGCCGCCGTATGTCGCTCCCGGTACTCCTGCTGGTCATCGCAGGCGTGCTGGTGCTCACCTCGATCGTCCGCATCATCACCGGCGCGGACGGCATCACCTCGGTCGGCCAGATGTCCACCGCGCTCCAGCTCGCGGTGCCGATCGGCCTCGCCGGCCTCGGCGGCCTGTGGGCCGAGCGCGCGGGCGTCGTCAACATCGGTCTCGAGGGCATGATGATCCTCGGCACCTGGTTCGGCGCCTGGGCCGGCTACCAGTGGGGCCCGTGGACCGGTGTCGTCTTCGGCATCATCGGCGGCGCGCTCGGCGCCGTCCTGCACGCCATCGCCACCGTCACCTTCAACGTCAACCACATCGTCTCCGGTGTGGCGCTGAACATCCTGGCCCTCGGCACCACCCGCTACCTGTCGAAGTTCACCTTCGCCAACGCCCCGCAGGGCTCCACCAAGCAGTCCCCGCCGATCGACTCCCTCGGCGAGTTCAGCATCCCCGGTCTGTCGGACTGGCTGAACACGCTCAACGAGAAGCACTGGTTCCTGGTCTCGGACATCGCGGGTCTGCTCGGCGGCCTGGTCACCGACCTGTCCCCGCTGACCGTCATCGCGGTCGCCATGATCCCGGCGACCTGGTGGGTGCTGTGGCGCACCTCCTTCGGCCTGCGCCTGCGCTCCTGCGGCGAGAACCCGGTGGCGGCCGAGTCCCTCGGCGTCAACGTGTACAAGTACAAGTACATCGCCGTGATCATCTCCGGCGGCTTCGCCGGCCTCGGCGGTGCCTTCCTGTCCATCGTCGCCTCGAACGTGTACCTCGACGGCCAGACGGCCGGCCGCGGTTACATCGGTCTCGCCGCGATGATCTTCGGCAACTGGATGCCGGGCGGCCTCGCCCTCGGCGCCGGCCTGTTCGGCTACACCGACAGCCTCAACCTGCGCGGCGGCACGGTGAACGTCCACGCGCTGATCCTGCTGCTCGCGATCCTGCTGGTGTTCGGCGCCGCCTACCAGGCGTGGAAGAAGAAGTACGTCCCCGCCGTCATCACGGTCGTCATCGCGGCCCTGATGTTCGTCTGGTACGCCTCGACGAACGAGGTTCCGCGCCAGCTGGTGACCGCGACCCCGTACATCGTCACGCTGCTCGTCCTGTCGCTGTCCGCGCAGAAGCTGCGCATGCCGAAGGCGGACGGCCTGCCGTACCGGAAGGGACAGGGCAAGTGA
- a CDS encoding cytidine deaminase: MTSPAADFDWEALRAEAREAMSHAYAPYSGFPVGVAALVDDGRTVTGCNVENASYGLGLCAECGLVSQLQRTGGGRLTHFTCVDGTGGLLVPCGRCRQLLYEFGGPDLLLDTPAGVLPLAEMLPQAFGPDHLTK; this comes from the coding sequence GTGACCAGCCCTGCCGCCGACTTCGACTGGGAGGCCCTGCGGGCCGAGGCGCGCGAGGCCATGTCCCATGCCTACGCCCCCTACTCGGGCTTCCCGGTCGGCGTGGCGGCACTGGTCGACGACGGGCGCACGGTCACCGGCTGCAACGTCGAGAACGCCTCCTACGGCCTCGGCCTGTGCGCCGAGTGCGGTCTGGTCTCGCAGCTGCAGCGCACGGGCGGCGGCCGCCTGACGCACTTCACCTGCGTCGACGGCACGGGCGGCCTGCTCGTCCCGTGCGGCCGCTGCCGCCAGCTGCTCTACGAGTTCGGCGGTCCCGACCTGCTCCTCGACACCCCCGCGGGCGTCCTCCCGCTCGCCGAGATGCTGCCCCAGGCCTTCGGCCCGGACCATCTCACCAAGTAA
- a CDS encoding thymidine phosphorylase — protein MDAISVIRTKRDRGELTDEQIDWVIDAYTRGEVADYQMAALNMAILLNGMNRREIARWTAAMIASGERMDFSSLSRPTADKHSTGGVGDKITLPLAPLVAACGAAVPQLSGRGLGHTGGTLDKLESIPGWRALLSNEEMLHVLDTTGAVICAAGDGLAPADKKLYALRDVTGTVEAIPLIASSIMSKKIAEGTGSLVLDVKVGSGAFMKTIEDARELASTMVGLGTDHGVKTVALLTDMSTPLGLTAGNALEVRESVEVLAGGGPADVVELTIALAREMLDAAGVKDADPAKALADGSAMDVWRRMIAAQGGDPDAELPTSKEQHVIKAPSSGVLTRLDAYDIGVGAWRLGAGRARKEDPVQAGAGIEMHAKPGDTVTEGQPLLTLHTDTPERFEYALQAVEGSYDIAAAGTDFTASPVVLERIA, from the coding sequence ATGGACGCCATCTCCGTCATCCGCACCAAGCGGGACCGCGGTGAGCTGACCGACGAGCAGATCGACTGGGTCATCGACGCGTACACCCGCGGCGAGGTCGCCGACTACCAGATGGCGGCACTCAACATGGCGATCCTGCTCAACGGCATGAACCGCCGTGAGATCGCCCGCTGGACCGCGGCCATGATCGCCTCCGGCGAGCGCATGGACTTCTCCTCGCTGTCCCGCCCGACCGCGGACAAGCACTCCACGGGCGGCGTCGGCGACAAGATCACGCTCCCGCTCGCGCCCCTCGTCGCGGCCTGCGGCGCGGCCGTCCCCCAGCTCTCGGGCCGGGGCCTCGGCCACACCGGCGGCACCCTGGACAAGCTGGAGTCGATCCCCGGCTGGCGTGCCCTGCTCTCCAACGAGGAGATGCTGCACGTCCTGGACACCACGGGCGCGGTGATCTGCGCGGCGGGCGACGGCCTGGCCCCCGCCGACAAGAAGCTGTACGCCCTGCGCGACGTCACCGGCACGGTCGAGGCGATCCCCCTGATCGCCTCCTCGATCATGTCGAAGAAGATCGCGGAAGGCACCGGCTCCCTGGTCCTGGACGTGAAGGTCGGCTCCGGTGCCTTCATGAAGACGATCGAGGACGCGCGCGAGCTGGCGTCCACGATGGTCGGTCTCGGCACCGACCACGGAGTGAAGACGGTCGCGCTCCTGACCGACATGTCCACCCCTCTCGGCCTCACCGCGGGCAACGCCCTGGAGGTCCGCGAGTCGGTCGAGGTCCTGGCGGGCGGCGGCCCGGCGGACGTGGTCGAGCTGACGATCGCGCTCGCCCGCGAGATGCTCGACGCGGCCGGTGTGAAGGACGCGGACCCGGCGAAGGCCCTGGCCGACGGCTCGGCGATGGACGTCTGGCGCCGCATGATCGCGGCCCAGGGCGGCGACCCGGACGCGGAGCTGCCCACGTCGAAGGAGCAGCACGTCATCAAGGCGCCCTCCTCCGGTGTCCTCACCCGCCTGGACGCCTACGACATCGGTGTCGGCGCCTGGCGCCTCGGCGCGGGCCGCGCCCGCAAGGAGGACCCGGTGCAGGCAGGGGCGGGCATCGAGATGCACGCCAAGCCGGGCGACACGGTGACCGAGGGCCAGCCGCTGCTGACCCTGCACACGGACACCCCGGAGCGCTTCGAGTACGCGCTCCAGGCGGTGGAGGGTTCGTACGACATCGCGGCGGCGGGGACGGACTTCACGGCGTCGCCGGTGGTGCTGGAACGTATTGCCTGA
- a CDS encoding Uma2 family endonuclease produces MSALTVSQDPDQNWDDLVRYWEEMEWPEGSKVEIIEGIITVSPSPAFRHNVIAERIQRRLYSVTPDDWGIFQTLSIAVPSRLGMLIPDLLVTPVQERPETDSYIPAALAELVVEVTSKSNARHDRVSKPAAYATAGIPLYLLVDPWAPGGPTATLYGEPKGEGYRTLSAVKFGDPIKLPEPFDVTIDTGEFPVD; encoded by the coding sequence ATGAGCGCACTCACCGTGAGCCAGGACCCCGACCAGAACTGGGACGACCTCGTCCGGTACTGGGAGGAGATGGAATGGCCCGAGGGCAGCAAGGTGGAGATCATCGAGGGGATCATCACCGTGTCACCTTCTCCCGCGTTCCGCCACAACGTCATCGCGGAACGCATCCAGCGTCGCCTCTACTCCGTGACCCCCGATGACTGGGGGATCTTCCAGACGCTGTCGATCGCCGTACCGTCACGCCTGGGCATGCTCATCCCGGACCTGCTGGTGACGCCGGTTCAGGAGCGCCCGGAGACGGACTCCTACATCCCCGCAGCCCTCGCCGAACTCGTCGTCGAGGTGACGTCCAAGTCCAACGCCCGTCACGACCGGGTCAGCAAGCCCGCCGCCTACGCCACCGCGGGTATTCCGCTCTACCTCCTCGTCGACCCCTGGGCGCCCGGCGGCCCCACCGCGACGCTCTACGGGGAGCCGAAGGGCGAGGGCTACCGGACCCTGAGCGCCGTGAAGTTCGGCGATCCCATCAAGCTGCCGGAGCCGTTCGACGTCACGATCGACACCGGCGAGTTCCCTGTCGACTGA
- a CDS encoding AEC family transporter — protein sequence MQGVLSGFAVIAVVIGVGYVLGRRGSLGERGGEVLTRLAFGVAGPALLFTTLARADLAVLFSSRLLVTALSTAAVFGVFVAVGVVRRWGVGRTTIGALCSGYVNSGNLGIPIAAYVLGDASLVAPVLLFQVVLVTPVALTVLDLSGMGEKGTVGRRLLTPLRNPIAVGSLSGVVVSAAGWKVPDPVMDPLTLIGNMSVPAALLAFGMSLHGSALLSRGRNRAPVLLSMGLKSVGQPLVAWVLARAVFGLHGAPLLDVVVTSALPAAQNLFTYASRYRVAESLARESVLLSTVVSVPVLVGVAAVLG from the coding sequence GTGCAGGGGGTGCTGAGCGGGTTCGCGGTGATCGCGGTCGTCATCGGGGTGGGCTATGTGCTGGGGCGGCGCGGCTCGCTCGGCGAGCGGGGCGGTGAGGTGCTGACGCGGCTGGCGTTCGGCGTCGCAGGGCCGGCCCTCCTCTTCACGACCCTCGCCAGGGCCGACCTCGCGGTGCTCTTCTCCAGCCGCCTGCTGGTGACGGCCCTGAGCACGGCGGCGGTCTTCGGTGTCTTCGTCGCGGTCGGTGTGGTGCGCCGCTGGGGCGTGGGCCGCACCACGATCGGCGCCCTGTGCTCCGGGTACGTCAACTCGGGCAACCTCGGCATCCCGATCGCCGCGTACGTTCTGGGCGACGCGTCCCTGGTGGCGCCGGTGCTGCTGTTCCAGGTCGTGCTGGTCACCCCGGTCGCCCTCACGGTCCTGGACCTCTCCGGCATGGGCGAGAAGGGCACGGTGGGGCGACGGCTGCTGACGCCCTTGCGGAACCCGATAGCGGTCGGCTCGCTGTCGGGTGTCGTTGTGTCAGCGGCGGGCTGGAAGGTCCCCGACCCCGTCATGGACCCCCTCACCCTGATCGGCAACATGTCCGTCCCGGCGGCCCTGCTGGCCTTCGGCATGTCGCTGCACGGCAGCGCGCTCCTGAGCCGGGGGCGCAACCGCGCGCCGGTCCTGCTTTCGATGGGGCTGAAGTCGGTGGGACAGCCGCTGGTGGCGTGGGTGCTGGCGAGGGCCGTCTTCGGCCTGCACGGCGCACCCTTGCTGGACGTGGTGGTCACCTCGGCGCTCCCGGCCGCCCAGAACCTGTTCACCTACGCGAGCCGCTACCGGGTGGCCGAGTCCCTGGCCCGCGAGTCGGTCCTGTTGTCGACAGTGGTGTCGGTGCCGGTGCTGGTGGGGGTGGCGGCGGTGCTGGGGTGA
- a CDS encoding STAS domain-containing protein yields MSYGRPAGLPHVDAKTPAVLVLLGPVTRDTVPGLCADVRALLEGEEAGVVVCDVGGLGPPGLGTVDLLARLQLAARRAGGRIRLRDPDPALHALLDLVGLRFEVEGQAEEGEPALSVEEEVEPGQPAV; encoded by the coding sequence ATGAGTTACGGCCGGCCCGCCGGTCTACCGCACGTGGACGCCAAGACACCCGCAGTGCTCGTGTTGCTCGGCCCCGTCACCCGGGACACGGTGCCGGGGCTCTGTGCCGATGTGCGGGCGCTGCTGGAGGGCGAGGAGGCCGGGGTGGTCGTGTGTGACGTGGGCGGGCTCGGGCCTCCGGGGCTCGGGACCGTCGACCTGCTGGCGCGGCTGCAGCTGGCCGCCCGCCGGGCCGGCGGGCGGATACGGCTGCGCGACCCCGACCCCGCGCTACACGCCCTCCTCGACCTGGTCGGGCTCCGCTTCGAGGTGGAGGGGCAGGCCGAAGAGGGGGAACCAGCGCTGAGTGTCGAGGAAGAAGTGGAACCCGGTCAGCCGGCCGTCTGA
- a CDS encoding sigma-70 family RNA polymerase sigma factor — MGDSTATADLDIALEKHRTELTGYCYRMLGSSFEAEDAVQDTLVRAWRSYDKFEGRSSLRSWLYRIATNVCLDMLTAGNKRARPMDLTESTPLAQAALSPRPDNTWLEPVPDTRVLPTVDDPAEAAVAKESVRLAFMAALQQLPPKQRAVLILREVLAWKASEVAELLDTTVASVNSALQRARATLAERERSGADAEVSDPLDEEQLKLLERYVKAFEGYDMTALTALLHEDAVMTMPPFDLWLTGHDDITGFMTTLGAACAGSRLLPVQVNGLPGFAQYKPDPEAGGFTPWSIQVLEISDGRLTGFHFFLDTQRWFPLFGLPLHLEAEPDQVEEGV; from the coding sequence ATGGGCGACAGCACGGCGACGGCGGATCTCGACATCGCATTGGAAAAGCACCGGACCGAGCTGACCGGGTACTGCTACCGCATGCTCGGCTCGTCCTTCGAGGCCGAGGACGCGGTGCAGGACACCCTGGTGCGGGCCTGGCGGAGCTACGACAAGTTCGAGGGCCGCTCCAGCCTGCGCTCGTGGCTGTACCGGATCGCGACGAACGTATGCCTGGACATGCTGACGGCGGGCAACAAGCGCGCCCGCCCCATGGACCTGACCGAGTCGACGCCTCTCGCACAGGCGGCGCTCTCCCCCCGCCCGGACAACACCTGGCTGGAGCCGGTGCCGGACACGCGGGTGCTGCCGACGGTCGACGACCCGGCGGAGGCGGCCGTCGCCAAGGAGTCGGTCCGGCTGGCGTTCATGGCGGCCCTCCAGCAGCTGCCGCCCAAGCAGCGGGCGGTGCTGATCCTGCGCGAGGTGCTGGCGTGGAAGGCGAGCGAGGTCGCCGAGCTGCTGGACACCACGGTCGCCTCGGTCAACAGCGCGCTGCAGCGGGCGCGGGCCACGCTGGCCGAGCGGGAGCGGTCCGGCGCCGACGCGGAGGTCTCCGACCCGCTCGACGAGGAGCAGCTCAAGCTCCTGGAGCGCTATGTGAAGGCCTTCGAGGGCTACGACATGACGGCGCTGACGGCCCTGCTGCACGAGGACGCCGTCATGACGATGCCGCCGTTCGACCTGTGGCTGACCGGCCACGACGACATCACGGGCTTCATGACCACCCTGGGCGCCGCCTGCGCCGGGTCACGCCTGCTGCCCGTGCAGGTCAACGGACTGCCGGGCTTCGCCCAGTACAAGCCGGACCCGGAGGCGGGCGGCTTCACCCCGTGGTCGATCCAGGTCCTGGAGATCTCAGACGGCCGGCTGACCGGGTTCCACTTCTTCCTCGACACTCAGCGCTGGTTCCCCCTCTTCGGCCTGCCCCTCCACCTCGAAGCGGAGCCCGACCAGGTCGAGGAGGGCGTGTAG